A window of the Oscillospiraceae bacterium NTUH-002-81 genome harbors these coding sequences:
- a CDS encoding PrsW family glutamic-type intramembrane protease has translation MTYIENIFICMVSPLLVAALCMGRRQLRFFLFCIAGMGVCLLSAYINTFLAAVCQADALAATAEIAPVVEEMMKLLPLVFYLLVFEPEGDKIKTAAITLALSFATFENVCYLIQNGADRFSFIFFRGFGTGAMHVLCGLIVGGGLAYTWQRTWLKIAGTCGLLGAAITLHAIYNLLIVHGGAAQYIAYALPVLLVAAGKLSAFRLSQRE, from the coding sequence ATGACCTACATCGAGAATATTTTTATCTGCATGGTGTCCCCGCTGCTGGTGGCCGCTTTGTGCATGGGCAGGCGGCAGCTCCGCTTCTTCCTGTTCTGCATTGCCGGGATGGGGGTGTGCCTGCTTTCGGCCTATATCAACACCTTCCTTGCGGCGGTGTGTCAGGCGGACGCCCTTGCCGCCACGGCGGAGATTGCGCCGGTGGTGGAGGAAATGATGAAGCTGCTGCCGCTGGTGTTCTATCTTCTGGTGTTCGAGCCGGAGGGGGATAAGATCAAGACTGCCGCAATAACGCTCGCCCTGAGCTTTGCCACCTTTGAAAACGTCTGCTATCTGATCCAGAACGGCGCGGACCGCTTCTCCTTCATCTTCTTCCGGGGCTTCGGCACGGGAGCGATGCACGTCCTCTGCGGACTGATCGTGGGCGGCGGGCTTGCATACACGTGGCAGCGGACGTGGCTGAAGATCGCAGGCACCTGCGGCCTGCTGGGCGCGGCCATTACCCTCCACGCCATCTATAATCTGCTCATTGTCCACGGCGGCGCGGCGCAGTACATCGCCTACGCCCTGCCGGTGCTGCTGGTGGCGGCGGGAAAGCTGTCCGCTTTCCGCTTGTCGCAGAGGGAATAA